A part of Candidatus Omnitrophota bacterium genomic DNA contains:
- the rpsL gene encoding 30S ribosomal protein S12 produces the protein MPTINQLIRFGRTQFKNKTKSPALQGSPQKRGVCLQVKTQTPKKPNSALRKVARVRLVNGMEVTSYIPGEGHNLQEHSIVMIRGGRVKDLPGVRYHVIRGTLDTMGVANRKKSRSKYGAKMPKQ, from the coding sequence ATGCCCACAATAAATCAATTGATAAGATTCGGAAGGACGCAATTTAAAAATAAGACAAAATCACCGGCACTTCAGGGTTCGCCTCAGAAAAGAGGTGTCTGTCTCCAGGTTAAGACTCAGACGCCGAAAAAACCCAATTCAGCGCTGCGTAAAGTCGCGAGAGTCCGCCTTGTAAACGGCATGGAAGTGACATCCTATATTCCGGGTGAGGGGCACAACCTTCAGGAGCATTCTATAGTCATGATAAGGGGCGGAAGGGTAAAAGACCTGCCGGGCGTAAGGTACCATGTTATAAGAGGTACGCTGGATACTATGGGAGTCGCAAATAGGAAGAAATCCAGGTCAAAATACGGCGCAAAGATGCCTAAACAGTAA
- the rpsG gene encoding 30S ribosomal protein S7, which produces MRRRRAEKRESIADPKYNSILLTKFINIVMSAGKKSKAESIVYSALDILAEKTGKKPLEIFEKALNNVRPLVEVKPRRVGGATYQVPIEVPQQRGMAIAFRWIRDLARQRAGKPMEEKLAEELLDAHNGTGAAIKKREDMHKMAEANKAFSHYRW; this is translated from the coding sequence ATGAGAAGAAGAAGGGCGGAAAAAAGAGAATCGATAGCTGATCCCAAATATAACAGCATTCTTTTGACTAAGTTCATAAACATAGTAATGAGTGCGGGAAAAAAATCCAAAGCAGAAAGTATAGTGTATTCCGCGCTTGATATATTGGCGGAAAAGACCGGCAAAAAGCCGCTTGAAATATTTGAAAAGGCATTGAATAATGTGAGGCCGCTGGTGGAAGTCAAGCCGCGCCGTGTGGGAGGCGCTACATACCAGGTCCCTATCGAAGTGCCTCAACAGAGGGGTATGGCCATCGCATTTAGGTGGATACGGGATTTAGCAAGGCAAAGGGCGGGAAAACCCATGGAGGAAAAGCTGGCCGAAGAACTTTTAGATGCGCATAACGGCACAGGGGCCGCCATAAAAAAAAGAGAAGATATGCATAAGATGGCAGAGGCCAATAAGGCATTCAGCCATTACAGATGGTAG